The following proteins are encoded in a genomic region of Galbibacter sp. BG1:
- a CDS encoding ArnT family glycosyltransferase — MTKIIEEHSIKIILLVCAVIFLANLDVIYVNIMEARNFVTAREMLHQGNWVLTTMNDYPRYEKPPLPTWLTAISAYIFGVHNLFALRLPASLSAIVLVFFVYKIAVLLFQNKKLSFYAALILPTSFYIIFSGRNGQWDIFTHSFMVVSIYFLIKTVKFDRNKWLNAILGGIFFGCSFLSKGPVSLYALWLPFLIAFGVAYKSELKRNRILPFLTMLGLGLLIGISWFAYVRYADPESFLEIATEEAGNWTSYNVRPFYYYWSFFTQSGIWTIPAFVALLFPYLKNKVSDKKAYLFSFTWTMAAVVLLSIIPEKKSRYLLPVLIPMALNTAFYIEYLILHFNSLKKAEKFPVYFNFGLIAVIGIVFPIGGFIFLQEKVDGFLFVFSLTSVLLFSIGLAIFYFLRKKNIENVFYLTISFIAVIILVGFPLAKTFNTNATFNNISKLSTKLPLYSIGEPSPEMIWHLGHSAPEIKHGKKLSIPEENEFGILVNPANEEEFKRIFETDFSIDFKETFDINYTASPGERAYKDRLTSKYYVVKKNQ; from the coding sequence ATGACTAAAATTATAGAAGAACATTCCATAAAAATCATACTTCTAGTTTGTGCAGTAATTTTCTTGGCCAATCTAGATGTTATTTATGTAAATATAATGGAAGCTCGAAATTTTGTTACCGCCAGGGAAATGCTTCATCAAGGAAATTGGGTACTTACTACCATGAACGATTATCCACGCTACGAGAAACCACCACTACCCACTTGGCTTACAGCCATAAGCGCCTATATTTTTGGGGTTCATAATCTTTTTGCCCTACGGCTACCCGCTTCGTTATCAGCCATTGTATTGGTATTTTTCGTTTATAAAATAGCCGTACTACTCTTTCAAAATAAAAAACTGAGTTTCTATGCTGCTTTAATATTACCAACTTCGTTCTATATTATTTTTTCTGGAAGAAACGGTCAATGGGATATTTTCACCCATAGTTTTATGGTCGTAAGTATTTATTTCTTGATAAAAACAGTAAAGTTTGATCGGAATAAATGGCTTAATGCAATTTTAGGAGGTATCTTTTTTGGTTGTTCCTTTTTAAGTAAAGGGCCCGTTTCCCTCTATGCACTTTGGCTTCCATTTTTAATTGCTTTCGGCGTCGCCTACAAAAGCGAGTTAAAACGAAACCGTATCCTGCCATTTTTAACGATGTTGGGTTTAGGACTACTAATCGGTATCTCTTGGTTTGCTTATGTGCGTTACGCAGATCCTGAATCTTTCTTGGAAATAGCTACGGAAGAAGCTGGAAATTGGACCAGCTATAATGTGCGTCCTTTTTATTATTACTGGAGCTTCTTTACCCAAAGTGGTATTTGGACAATCCCCGCATTTGTAGCCTTGCTATTTCCATACTTAAAAAATAAAGTAAGTGACAAGAAAGCATATCTATTTTCATTCACGTGGACCATGGCAGCGGTAGTTTTACTCTCCATAATTCCAGAGAAAAAGTCTCGTTATCTTTTACCTGTGTTAATCCCAATGGCATTGAATACTGCTTTTTATATTGAATATTTAATCCTTCATTTTAACTCCTTAAAAAAGGCTGAGAAATTTCCGGTGTATTTTAATTTCGGACTCATAGCGGTTATTGGGATAGTGTTTCCCATTGGCGGATTTATATTTCTTCAAGAGAAAGTAGACGGCTTTTTATTTGTTTTTTCATTAACTTCAGTACTGTTATTTTCAATAGGATTAGCCATATTTTATTTCCTTCGGAAGAAAAACATAGAAAATGTATTTTACCTAACAATTAGCTTTATAGCCGTAATAATTTTAGTAGGGTTTCCTTTGGCCAAAACTTTTAATACCAATGCCACCTTTAACAACATAAGTAAGTTGAGTACCAAACTTCCACTTTATTCTATTGGAGAGCCTTCTCCTGAAATGATTTGGCATTTGGGACATTCTGCGCCAGAAATTAAACATGGAAAAAAGTTGAGCATTCCAGAGGAAAATGAATTCGGAATTTTAGTAAATCCCGCAAACGAAGAAGAATTTAAACGTATCTTTGAAACGGATTTTTCCATAGATTTTAAAGAAACTTTTGATATAAACTATACCGCTAGTCCGGGTGAAAGAGCCTACAAAGACAGGCTTACCAGTAAATATTACGTTGTAAAAAAGAACCAGTAG